In Setaria italica strain Yugu1 chromosome IX, Setaria_italica_v2.0, whole genome shotgun sequence, the genomic stretch tctagattcatccatatatgtttgtatgcatctagacatacactatatatttagatgcatacaaacatatGTGCAcctaaaaaaagctaaaacgatccactactagagaactgaccttccatccaggtaCTCTTATCCTGATTGACTttggactcgggactaaagtGTCTTTAGTCTCGAGTCAAAAATGAGGTCCCGATGGGCACCGGCAAGaagggctttagtcccggttgtaaaaaccaattgggactaaagcccccagtcccggttgtaacggttAGAAATATCGTACCGACATCCCCTGCCCCGGTTGGAATTACAAAAGATTCCCTCCCCCCGAGGTCCCTTCCCACTCTGCCCCCCTCTTCATTatctttctctcctcctcctctcccattcTTCCAGGCACCttatcctcttccttctctttctctcctcctctcccattcTTTTCCAAGCAGGCGGCCGGGCCTCCGGCGCGGGCAAGCCGCGGGCGGTGAAGgcaaggaggaggtggcgcgagTCCGGGTAGGCGGCCACGGGCGGTGCAGGTCCAGGCGGAcgggccgcgcggcgcgggcgggcggccgcGGAAGGCCGGTGGGTGGCGTAGCGCGGGCgggccaattttttttattttttttgaaaaaccaaccgggattaatgccgcattttccagtagtgacctataatttgggactcCTGGGACGGAGTAAGGTCGCATTAATCAATCAACGTCCAGTTGTGTAAGATTTGTCTACTCAAAATTGACTCCCTATGCTATGAAAAGCTAAAGTCCTAGAATTTTTCTTGTACCCAGGATATAATTTTTGATCTTAGACTGGTTGTAATCGCAAAAGAGGAAGACCTTAGACTAGTCTTACAGGTCACTTTATTTGGAAGTAATTGTGATTGTGACGGTTCATCCTGTCACTGTCTCTAACTTTCTAGAAGTTTCTACGAGTGCCTCACCAACGTAGCAATCGATATGAACTGGGCTTGTATAATGAAAACAATTTACCTGCGGGATGAAATCGTTGTCGTGGTACCAACACACATCCATGTCCAAGGAGGCTCGTAATTTACTGAAGATGTCTGTAGGTCGACAAAGACTGCAGCGGTCTCATTCGTGGGTTCGTGACAAATAATGAATAGGAATAATTCTACAGGAATTTTTCATGTGAACTGACCAGTTCTCACCACATTGTGCGCGAGACTACCATGAGCTCGCTTCAGAGAAACTTTATCCATTACTGATCATTCAAATAACTGTTTCAGTTGTCCTCTGTTTGGCATCAGGTGTTGGGGCTGCATGGAACACTGCAAACGTTTCTACGGGGTCCACAGTGGCAGTATTTGGGCTTGGTGCTGTTGGTCTCGCGGTCAGTAAAACTTAAACATTTTCCCTCCAAATTAAAAGGAGGTTTACCTCTCGATCTAAGCTTACCATAAAATGTGTTTAACTATTTTCTAGGTTGCTGAGGGTGCCAGGCTACGTGGGGCAGCTCGGATCATTGGTGTAGATATAAACCCCGAAAAGTTCACCAAAGGTGCGCAGCCACGTCTTTTCCCTAtatcttttctctttcttttggcAATTTGTCCTACTTTAGCCATTTTCACATCCTTGATATAAGTGATGAAACAATGATGGATTAGATCCCAACTGAAATTTTCTCATGCAAAACGCAAAGATTAAAAACCTTGCCAACAGCATGCATATATCTTTTCCATGTGATGGATGTTATTTTCTAACTGAAAAATCAGAGTATGCCAATAGTACCAATTAAGAAGAAAGCAACACATAATTTCAAACTTGTCAATTAATTCTATTCTCAGTTTCTACCTCCTGTCAGCAAGGCCTTGCTCTGCCTTTAACGCCACTTTATGTTGAACTGGAGGTAGTTGTTTTGTTGAAGTTGAGGAAAATCACGATGACATTTTTTGTTCAACCTAGCGTGTGCTCGTTTCTTTTTCCAATATGGGGTCAACGAGTGTCCCATGCATGCCCTGCCTTTCTCGTTGAAAATGTTCCCACATGTCTCTGTCAGGGAACAAAAAGGACACAGCAAGTTGCGGTAAAAGAAACTCACAAAAAGAGCCCAAAGGAAAATGCTCAAATAATATCTGTTTCAACTTTCGACTAAAAAAATTCGTCAAATTGTTTTACCTTGTCACTGCTTTTGTAGATAGCGGTTTTTTGGAAATTTTTAACAGAAAAGGGCTCGAACCTTCATGTGTGTTATCAATTAGCAGAACGTAATTGTAATTTGTCAATTCATTGAAGCCTTGCCTGGCTGAACCCACCTTTTTTTCGTTTGAAGTTGCGCTACATCGCGTACAATGTCTGCGTGAAACGGAAAATCTGCGTGATGAAGGTCGAATTATTAAATGCAGTGGGTACAAGCAGAACTTTGCAGCTATAGAAGTCTACCCGGCCCGTGAAAATTGCAGTTCTTTTTCTTTGGAAAAGCTGCTAATTGTGATGGAAACACTACAACAGAGATATTCGGTGCTGCTGATGATCTACTAGATATTGACTAACAACGAACTTAACATATATACAAGAAGGTGTTttcgcaaaagaaaaaacaagaagGTGCTATGGAATTTTTTAAAATCATCTATTCTTAACGCTGACTTGAAATGTGTCTTCAGGGAAAGAGATGGGCGTCACGGATTTCATCGACTCGAAGGCCTGTGACAAACCGGTCCATGAGGTACATACGTACgcctttttattctttttgcaACAAAATGTATATCAagcttttcatttttcttttttgcgaaTAAACCTTGTCATTGGTTAGCTTTATACAGTGTGCTGTGTTAAGCAGGACTGAATTGATGCGCAGGTGATCAGGGAGATGACGGATGGGGGCGTCGACTACAGTTTCGAGTGTACCGGGATTAATGATGTGCTGAGAGAGGCTTTCCTGTCCACACATGATGTATGTCGAGCTTATCTATCGATCTATCTGTCTGTATCTGTATCTATACCTATCTATCTACCTCTATAACTTTGAAAGTCATGGATGCGGCTACATTATATGCAGGGTTGGGGCCTGACGGTGGTACTGGGGATCCATGCGACACCCAAGATGATGCCGTTGCACCCGATGGAGCTCTTCGACGGCCGTCGGATCACCGGCTGTGTCTTCGGCGACTTCAAGGGCAAGTCCCAGCTGCCTGACATCGTGGACAAGTGCATGAGTGGGGTATGCTTACTCACTGCATCTTCTGCTGTAAAATTAAGTTTCTACTTTCTACCATATTTTGTCCTTCTATTTTATTTCTCTCCCTCACAGGAAGTTTTATTTTGTGAGACCTTTTATGAATTAAAGAGGTGCCAAATTAGTTTTTGCTTCATGGTAAGTTGTTCTTTTGTTATTTCAACAGGAGCTGAAGGTAAATTTTGATGGGTTCATAACGCACAAGATGCCCTTCTCGGACACCAACAAGGCCATCCAGCTTCTGGAGGAAGGCAAGTCACTTAGGTGCGTGCTCCATTTCTGATGGAGAGTTTAGCCCTGTTTATGTTACAAAAATAAATGTAGAGTTTTTTTAACCAGTGCTGAGTTGTATAACACATGTGCATCGGTGCTATCTATTGTAAAAATGTGTGCGATTTGAGACATTTATTCAGAAGGACATAATATTTATCATTTCTGATACAGCTTGCTTcttttgtactccctccatcctgtaatcactagtagagaattggctttccgtgcccccttttatcccggtttaaagttggcccgggataaaaggttcaccaaccgggactaaaactcggtcactggtggggggctcaccaaccgggaccttttatcccggttgcaaaggctagtgggaaaaaaagactctgagaggccttttatcccggtttgaaacaccaacaaggtgactggaaggtgactggaagaggattaaatcctcgaacccttttatcctggtttgtaataccaaccgggataaaatggggtcttttatcccggttggtgttcctccacgagttaatacaaaaggatagcatcccctacatagtcagatgtggtgtgtaggtgggatggcaaggaagctacgcgtgaggctggaggttgtgggttcgaatcccacgaaccgcgcacgcgcatatttcgtgtgaaaaatcgCATGACTCGTGCGGGGGGcacctcctgggagctcgggaattttttttttttgcagcgccggccgtgggtgacccgttttatcccggttagtaataccaaccgggataaaaggggggtcttttgtcccggttgagtgacccgggataaaagatcccccttttgtcccggttggtttatccctgatggattttcaggatatttgcaccctaccaaccgggactaaagcccaattctctactagtgaatacAAGGCATCCAATCATTAAAATATCGCATTGTATGCATATTTGGATGATTGCTAATTTAATTCTTTCCAAAATTGACAAGATAAAAGGTGGCTAATTGATGGATTATTACTAAAAATAAGTTATCATTGAAATAGCCAGACAACACAACTCCTCAGTATATACGTCTTTTGCTACTCCTGCTAATATGTCCTAAAATCTCTAAGATGTCTTGTATTTcaagatggagggagtatattcgTGTCGTAGAATCTCCATTATATTTATGTCCATTAATAGGCGGGATTTACTGTCATTTAATTAGTGTCACATGCAAGTGTTCGGCTAAATGTCTCTCCACATGAAGAAACAGTAAGCCCAAGAGCCCAATACGGCCTGTAGCGTGTGACCCATTGATTGCCACCTTGATGGACAGTGGAGATGGGTTTGGGAGCAAACCCTAGCCTCTTATATACCTTGCTCAGGTGTGTGAGAGAGGTGCTGAAGAGCCAAGAGAGCACCAGCCATGTTCAGCTCATATAACAACAAAGGAGAGacaagagaagagaggagaagaaaCTCGCTGTCAGATTGGTGTGTCTGGTACAACTAtcatctgtggcggaaccacctaaattaacctggctaaagtgtatttaagttgcctaacacgCAATCATGCATCTTAAGCCAGTCAACTtagtcgaccgtcggatttcctccgataaactacatatacaggatcgagaagcattgctcacacgaaggtgagtggttaaaGAGATtacaatattcccatcacattaacatagttcaagaatttattacattagagtttAGAAATTCAGACAGAATTTGGacggtttcaaacaacgaaaaagtaaaacatgcggaaactaaacgtcgatacacgatatcatgatgaagtcgatcatgacatcaataaccCTTGTCCTCACCGttcaaggagggatcccactcaaccaccaacccggagggagttgggtaggccaagtgacgCTAGCAGCCAAAACATTGACATCTAAGTTACATGAAtgtaaagccacaagcaaggctgagtatactaatactcaacaagacttacccgtcaggtggcaactactccaccgactcctagacatgcaaggatttttagctgaggggtttgttagCCAAAAGCAGataaagtagatccttactttcgagttttagcatcaggttctagtcgATTAactattctaggtaagcacctattctaagcaagcatgtttgaacaacaatttaatcaagcatcagtattattcatcatcctttgtttcacttcttactcagtgcagaagtgggtcaagcagtctcaaactatgagagacAAATGAtttgaatcgagtttcttaaccttgcaaggtgaacctaatcccatgacattgcgtaccacgacgggttcacacatgtcagccgtccccatcaattcccaagcacGTGGCTAGGGATCAcatcccttggatacaaggctcCACGATCCTAGAATGTCACtgtaccatgactgcacttgtacccacatgatgcatcaggggaactccgttcaaGAGAGAGCAGGGAGTATGCCCACATCTCgattcaatcaagtactaggctttcctatccgatactaggtatgagattagtactttcaaatacttgatcacagctctaaacacatttcgaccttaacATCTTTTCCTAGATAGACGGGGAAAAAAATTTCACCAAGACAGAACCAAAGCTtggccccgtccatcatccttatggttggaGTGTAAGtaaaacaagcaactcctatagctcgcgagtgacaggaaatcactcgacttttaccgagtcctatttagcacagcaactactcagcctatcatgctagtattcaacacataggtacctaggatcatgccactagggtttcaagcaactcctatgaacgtaaatgcacaaacataagcaataTAAGCAGTACATAAATGTAGAAAACTAGGATACGCTTCGGGACTTCTCTTCCTGAACTATGTTAGTTAGTGGGTCGCTGAAAGCTTCTGGGATCTCCTGCTCGACCTCGACATGGTGCAGCTTGACAGATCCTTCCTCCTCAGCAAGCGTCAACTCGTACgttccgtctgcgaggttcgcttctacatgagatgcatatgcaaaagttcaattttccatgctttcatatgcaggatgcaaaacatgaattattgttgaagcgtaaattgcatttcgaccacattcacctaaataatgttctaaactttcattatcttcatgcaGTAAGGTATGCTGTGATATTAAATCCggagttgactttgatggtgattgtgtacccatataaggttttacaacttagacttcacaaagaaaggtggggtcactctagggtttCTTAAGgatcatttggaaagttatcctatttcaaaatgtttttctgtacctcttctgAAATTACCATTTCACCCTTATTATTACTTAATTTGTCTCTATTTCCTTTCCTTAGCTTTAACTTCCATAATTCATTTCAGCGGCATATGATTGGCTATGGGTGTGAAACTTTTACAGACACTTCTCACTACCATTCCTAATCTAATGTAGAAATTTGGAGTCCATTTGGTTATTACAAAAATCACCAAAATTATTTCATTATCCTAAGGTAGcaagcacttaactatttttatcttgtTTTACAAAGACAGTTTATTGCCTTTAACAGTGAGTTACATAGGTGCAAAAgaggctttggtgaattttccatgatttttggtgaaggacacctattttcatatttttccttcatttaaaCTTGTACAAAAAATTAAGCATGTTTCACTCGGTCTCCTGCAGAAGCATTATGTTTTCCTAGCACTAGCTTAATGACAAACCTATCAGAAGTGGTTTTTCAATTTTACCATTTTTTATatgatttactatgcatttaatGGCTTAAACAAGATTTAAAACCTAGAGAACAATACATAATAGTGACATgtgtacaaatatttttttgtgaAACTACACATCttaaggattccaacaaaactAGTTTGACATTTCTTGGAATTTTCTAGAACTAGttatgcatttccaaagttcagttTATTTAAATCAATCTTAAATCAAACAGGCGCTGGCAGCTTTACAGGTGGCCTCTTAAGGTTTTCGAATTATCGCAGATAGGTCCCTAAAACTTACACTGAGGCCCCTAGAGAAATCAAAGTGAAAAGGccctcgcggcggccggcgacaagTTCGGCGAAATCCCGGCGAACTACTGCGCAAAAGGAGGAACCAAGGGCACGAGCGCGTGTGTGTGCTCACCTTGAGCAGGGTTGGTGCAAGCTGGGCGGCAGTGATGGCGAGTAGGTGGTGAACGGACTTGGGGATGAAAAGTGGGTGCAGCGGCAAGGAGCTCTGGTATTCCAGCCCTGGCGACGTCGCTGGAGGGCAAAGGATGGCGGGCTAAGcatcgcgcggcggcggcgaagctagcGGGGGCGGTGGTGAGTGGCGGTGCTACGTGGGCAGAGGCTCTCCACGGCGGGGTAGCATGACGGCTTGCGGAGTAGATGAGTAGGTAGGGGGTGATGGAGCGGTGAGCTCTCGGGTGGCGCAGTTCTGCCTTTTATAGGCCCGGGGAGGTGCGGGGCTGCAAGGCAGAGCCAACGGGCGTGCAGGGCATGGCTGGAGGTGAGCGGAGGTGGAAAACCAGGGGGCACCATTGGACGACAATGTTCACTGGTGAGGGAGGATGCGGGCTCATGGGCAATCTTGCGGCCATTGGCCTGAGAGGATAGTGAGCGCGAAGGAGCGGCTTTGGCGGGCGGAGCAGTTGGCAAAGCTAGGCTTTGTTTTGTCTCGTCAAGTGGCGGACTGGTGGAGGCGGAGCCGTCCACCGGGCGGCATCACCGTGGCGAAGGAAGTTGGGGCGAAGCGCGGTGCGGGTTGGGCGAAGGAGATAAGAACGGCGTGGGTTGGGCGAAGGAGATAGTGCGCCAGAGGGGAGGATAAACTCGTCGGGCGGTTGGCTAGCTCGGGCGTCGTGCCGTCCCATTGCGCCGGCGATAGGGCAGCGACGGCTCACCGGTGAAGCGTGGCCACACGACAGACAGTGCGCGGGAGCACGCGGTGTGCGCGCTCTGGCAAGGTGGTGCGATGCAGTGCTACGAAGGGAGCCAAGCTTAGAACTGatttaattttgaattttttccaAACTATGATTTGTTGTCCTCATGTCAAACTTCAATTGCTACAAAAGGTTTGGGTTCAAAATCAGGCTAGATTTGCATATCCAAGGTCTCAAAGTTTGGTCGAATGCCTAAAATTCAAACTTAGCTGATTTTCACATTTTGGGCTGAGTTGTCTGTTTTAGCTAATTTTGAATCCATTTTTGAAAAGGTTCTGGGGAGTTTTGGGTCAGGGTCAAATAGTCAAAG encodes the following:
- the LOC101756882 gene encoding alcohol dehydrogenase-like 4 isoform X1 — protein: MASNGNGSLANGASTHGKPIKCKAAVAWGPGEPLAMEEVEVAPPGRREVRVKLLFTSICHTDLSFLKGENEQQRKFPRILGHEAAGVVESVGDGVEDLAPGDHVVPIFNGECGACAYCKSGKTNLCGTYRVNPFKSTMTSDGGTRFSVVDASSGERRPVYHFLNTSTFAEYTVLDAACAVKVHPKAPLEKMCLLSCGISTVVLCLASGVGAAWNTANVSTGSTVAVFGLGAVGLAVAEGARLRGAARIIGVDINPEKFTKGKEMGVTDFIDSKACDKPVHEVIREMTDGGVDYSFECTGINDVLREAFLSTHDGWGLTVVLGIHATPKMMPLHPMELFDGRRITGCVFGDFKGKSQLPDIVDKCMSGELKVNFDGFITHKMPFSDTNKAIQLLEEGKSLRCVLHF